The proteins below come from a single Thermus oshimai DSM 12092 genomic window:
- the crcB gene encoding fluoride efflux transporter CrcB — MERYLLVALGGALGSALRYGLGAWVQGVLGPAFPYSTLLVNLLGSFFIGLVLRLSLEGVLSGEGRLFLAVGVLGGFTTFSTFSYELLTLAQGGEWAKAFLYAGLSLLLGFLLVFLGYRLGGALVG; from the coding sequence ATGGAGCGCTACCTCCTGGTGGCCCTGGGGGGGGCTTTGGGCTCGGCCCTGCGCTACGGGCTTGGGGCCTGGGTGCAAGGGGTTTTGGGGCCCGCCTTCCCCTACAGCACCCTCCTCGTGAACCTGTTGGGGAGCTTTTTCATCGGCCTGGTCCTCCGGCTTTCCCTGGAAGGGGTCCTTTCCGGGGAGGGGCGGCTCTTCCTGGCGGTGGGGGTCTTGGGGGGGTTTACCACCTTCTCCACCTTCAGCTACGAGCTCCTGACCCTGGCCCAGGGGGGGGAGTGGGCCAAGGCCTTCCTCTATGCGGGCCTGAGCCTCCTCCTGGGCTTCCTCCTGGTCTTCCTGGGCTACCGGCTGGGCGGGGCGCTGGTAGGCTAG